From the Portunus trituberculatus isolate SZX2019 unplaced genomic scaffold, ASM1759143v1 PGA_scaffold_465__1_contigs__length_105797, whole genome shotgun sequence genome, one window contains:
- the LOC123500675 gene encoding histone H2B.3-like has protein sequence MPPKASGKAAKKAIAKGDKKKRRRKESYSIYIYKVLKHVHPDTGVSSKAMSIMNSFVNDIFERIAAETSRLAHYNKRSTITSQEIQTAVRLLLAGEMAKHAVSEGTKSVTKYTSSK, from the coding sequence ATGCCTCCCAAAGCATCGGGAAAGGCTGCCAAGAAGGCCATAGCCAAAGGGGACaagaagaagcggaggaggaaggaaagctactCCATCTACATCTACAAGGTGCTCAAGCACGTCCACCCCGACACTGGCGTGTCCTCCAAGGCTATGTCAATCATGAACTCTTTCGTGAACGACATTTTCGAGCGCATCGCTGCCGAGACATCCCGCCTGGCACACTACAACAagcgctccaccatcaccagccagGAGATCCAGACTGCCGTCCGTCTCCTTCTGGCCGGCGAAATGGCAAAGCACGCCGTCTCTGAGGGCACCAAGTCTGTCACCAAGTACACCTCCTCCAAGTAA